In the candidate division KSB1 bacterium genome, AAATGGCATCAAAAGTTCCGACGGATATGACGGAGGATGAAGTTCGCCGCGCTGCTTTTCCTATGCACCTGGTCGACATTAAAGTTTGTGCCGTGGATGAAATTTGGTCCGGATTGAAGTTGGTGATCCGGAAAGAATACCGGTAATTGTGATTTGATTTGTGCGCTTTTCTAGCAGGTTTTTATGAGGAGGAGGACGGGTTTCCTTTATTAATCTAGACGGTACCACTCAACTCGTAATTTATTATTTTCATCCATTTCCCCCTTAGTCGAGTCTTTTGCCAAGATAATCTGTTTTCTGATTTCTTTTTCTGCTTCAATCTTCTTGGGACTTTTTTTTCTACCTACTTTTTCCGGGGTTATACAGTTCTTCATTTCCAAAGTACGATTCAGGCGTCTGTAGCAGCCATTTTTGAAAGACTTTTTCTTTGCCATTTTCATAAAGAAATTATCGAAAGCGATTAACAGGTCATCGGCCAACTGATTAATATTGATGGCAAGGTATATGACGTCCTTGTGGCCTTTCTTATCGAAGGTTTTCATGTTAACGAGCCTATTGTGATCTTCATCGCTTCTGTTGGATGACCATTCTACAACAATTTTCCGATTACCTTTCATTACATAATACCTATAAGGGACAAACTGGTGTACTGTGCCATGGCGCCACATCGCAATCAGCAGATTTTTATATGGCCTATAGTGTTTCGGAAAAAAATCTTGAATAAACCGCATAGCTTTCCGCGTGCTTGCCCCATCTTCATTTGGATAGTTATTGTAGGCGATTGAGCCAAGGAAATCTATAAAACAAAACACCTGCCTTGGAATACTAAACCAGCCAGCATTTGTATCATCATACTCCCCTTGCTGCGAGAGATTGCTTTCGTATTTGGCAATCTCAATCACATCGATTTTTATAGAATCGCGAACTTTTATTAAATAAGAGGTCAAACCCACAAACAATTACTCTCCATATTCTCAATAGCCCTTCTGATATCCTAATTTAACGAACCTACACTCAAAAAATCAAACCTTTTTTTCGCCACACATCCCCTCTCAATCGGTCGAAAGGTAGCCCATCGCCTGGAACAATTTCCAAGTCCTTCCAGTGAATAGCTTTTTGTTACGAACTAGTTGATCTGCCCTTTCGACAGTGGGCCGGTTAATGATGACCAGGGCTGTGGTTTCGTCTCCTTTCTGGACGAGGACGGACAGGTCGATCTGGTCGACCTCTATCTTGAAGACAAAGTCAGCCTGTTCTCCGGCTTGGACTCTGACTGGTTCAACCGAGCTTTGTCGAACATGATCTAGAAGCGATTCGCCGTTTACTTCCTCGCTCAGCTCACGCAACAGCGAACGCTTTGGGTCCTCACCGCGGTCGATCTTGCCACCTAGCATCTCCAACCTTCCGTCCTTTTTCGCCTTACCTGCGAAGAGGTATCCGTTCTGATCAAAAATCATCAGCTTTGCTGCAGACTTCATAAGCGCCTCCCAACATAGTTTTATACAAGTCTCATATACTACCAAGACGGCAATATTCGTCGCATAAAAAGCCAAATTTGTGATTATATTGCAACATTAAAATTGATCAACTTACAGCTGTTTGTTTTGTATTATTTCTTTACCATTGAAATTATTTTCTCAACTGTATTCCAATTTCTAGCCGTTACTGGCACGCCCATAGCCTTCTCAACTTTTGCGACCAGCTTTGAACGACCGATTCCATCAGGCGCATATAGATAAAATACTTTATTTATAAGCTCATATTTCTCAGTTTTGAATTTAATCGCCTTAAGGCTATCAAGGTCCGGTTCTTCAGGCACAGAATCCAAGAAAAAGAAATGCAATATTTTCCCTTTGCTATTATCAAATGGATTATTTTCAATTGCAGCTTCCAGTTCCGACACCTGAAGTAACAATACCTTTGGCTCAAAGCCATGGCTTACATGGATTTTTGCACCAATTTCCGTGGCCGTCTTGTTCGAACATTTCGTTTTACTCCGAAACACCACATTACCACTTTGTATGTAGCTGCTGACATCCTCAAAACCCATCTTTTCAAGAATCCCCACCAATTCCTTCATGGGGAGAATGTTCTTCCCTCCAACATTGATACCTCTAAAAAGTGCAATATAGATGTTCACGCCTGCAGCCAAGAATTATTCTCCTTTATGTATTGGATCATCACCCAACCCTAATTAGCGATCCTTACGCTTAAAAAATCAAACCTTTTTTGCTACATATCCCCTTTTGAGAGGCTGTGTTCTGAGCCTGGCGAAGTGGGAAAGAAAACCCCGCTCTGGGCGGGATTTTTAAGGATGTGCTTTTTTCATAACGAACTTACTCAGTGGTGCAAGAGTTTCAGGACATTTCATCTGCGAATTTGCACAAAGCTTTGAGAAAGCAGAAAAGTAGCCCATTCAACTGGAGCTCTTGCATCCACTGCGCAAGTTCGTTAGAATCTTGTATGTTGCATAATTCTTACAGACTCACAAAATTAATTCGACCCTTTAATTGCTGCAGTATGCAAAAGCCCCAGATTTTCTGTGGCGAATAAGGCCATTGCTATCGATAATAAAAGCGGTTGGGGTAACAATGACCCCGTATTTTTTCCAGATTTCGTTGTCAATGATTGACTCGAATTGAAAATCGAATTTGCTATGATATTTCAAAACTTCACTTGAATCGCGTGAAATGAAATTGATATTCTCACTGCTCACAAATTTGTGGCGCATTCCCTTTAATAAAGGCATGCTAGTAGTTGTATCACCACAATCTGGATGACTTAAAAGAAGAACGGTCATCTTTTACCAGGGTTATCAAACAGGAGGGAAAAGCCTCTGAACACCGCCCATTCCGGTTGTGTAATTTTGATTTTCCTGTTTGTGATTGTGATGTTCAATTTCAGTCAGTAAGTAATAATTGACTGCTTTTTACCAGACCATAATAGCGTTAGCCACAGCCCTGGGTTCCGGCGGTAGGCTGTAAACATCTTTTTCATAATCATGGTTGTAGGGTGAAATATTTAGAATATTATTATCAACAACCAAGGTGCTACTGCCTCCGGGATCGAAGCCCATCGCATCAACAATTCCTTGAGCTTTGAGGATTTCCGCCATGTCGATGTGCGTAGCCCCGACGGATTCCCGTATGCGGCCATTAATCGCTAAAATTGACAGATCGCCATTACGATCTATTCCAATCGCGATTTTAGGCCCCCGCATATCCGTGTAGTCTAATCGAGCAGCCTGGGTCCTGATCGAATTACCCGTCTTCCACCCTTCCAGTTCCATGTTAATACAACCTTCAGCATCTTTCAGAAGTTGCGGACCAGCTTCAATAGCCGATTCAATTTCTTCCCAGTCATTCATTCGAATGTTAAGCTCTTGTCCAGGTTGCCATGTCTTTGGCATTAGATTTACAGGAAAGGAAAGCGTCAATCCTACAGGTAAAACTGAGATGTTTTGCCCTTTTTCCGTGGAAATAACTTCTTTTATTTTATTACCAGCCAATCTTACCAATGTCCTGCCATTTCCCGGCAGATTGTTTGGCTCATAAAGTAAGTCATAAAAACAAGGTGTTTCAAAAGGTGTTGTAAGGTTGTAAGATTCTTTTGAAAAGTGGATTGGGCCCATCGGACCATCAATGGTGATGCCTTTGGAACAGTTGACTAGCCGGATATCCAGGTTGCCATTCGGCATAACCAGGAAAGCTGGTTTGTTGAACAGGGGTGGCGCAAGCACTTTTCCTTCGGAAATGATCAACCCGAGCGGGGACCCAATAAATATTTCAGGAATACCAAGTTTGCCAACGAGTTCCGGATTTAAAATGTAGCCGCCATTCCAGGCAATTCTCACGTTTTTTTCAACTTTCCGGGAAAATTCTTCAATAAATTCCATAACCGTCTTCGGTCTATCTGAAGTCGAAACAACAGAAAAGTGCCATTTTTTTTGTGACTTGCTAATAGCAAGATGAGCCAACACTCCAGCCCATGGCAAGCCATCCGAATAGATGTCATTAATGGAACTGTGTGTAACTTCATCATCTTGCCGTTCTGATTGATCCAATTTTTTTAGAACAGTCTTGATAGGTGTTCCTTTTTCCTCAGCGTCATTTTTCAGCACTTTTAGTACATTCTCTTCCCCCATAGAATCACACAATTTGCGGAATCGGAAACTGTCAAGGATCTTGCTCAGTCCTTTACCATCCTGAACCGATGTCGGAAATGCCAGGTTAAACCTCAGTCCTGCAGGAACCCACTGAACATAACCACTTCCCATAGGTATACCCAGAATTTTTTCGGCTAATATGTGGGAGACTTTGCCAATGTGGATGCGGTCGACATCTACGATATCAGTCATCATAGCGGCATTGTCACCAACAGTGATCAGTATGCCTTTTCTATCCCTGATTTTTTCAAGTGCCTCTGCTGCTTTTCTGCCAATTTCATAGAAGTGAATACCGACACTAAATTGTTTACTTTTAATGATTTTACAGACACCACGCTCAAAAAGCAACTTAAGTTCTTTGTTATCGCTGTAGTATATATGAGATTTTAGCACCTCGGCTGTCACGGAATTGCCTAATGATTTTTCACGTTGAATAATATAAATAGGCGCCAGATCAACACGATCAAAGAACCTTTCATGGATTTTTTCATTTTTTTCCAAGCCTAATCGTCTCCTTACCGGGTCGAGAGCAAATAGTTCTAATTCGAGTTCGAGATTTCGGCCAGGAACCAGGGCAATAGGGGTATTTCGTTCTAAATGTTCTTCAAGTTCTTCAACATTGTCAATTGCTAAATCAGCATTATCATAAAGTGTAGCTAAATTAGTATTCCAGTTGTCACTAATGCGAGAACTTTCAATTTTAATGATTGGAGGCGGCGCTATGATCTTATTATAAAGAAGATTGATTACACCTGTTAACTCCTGAGGTGTTAAATCGTGGTAAGGATAGCAATTTTTGTTGCGATGACGATAAGCGAGCGAGTGGTCATGGCGTATTTGGAATTCACTCTTTCGATATGTAAAAATGTCATCGACACTATTAAAAAATTCGTGCATCAAATCCAGTGGCACTGGCGTTGGGTCTGGCGTATAATCGACCAATTCCTGTGCAAACTGCATAGCCCATCCGCGCAATTTCTTTTCTTCAACTCTAAAGTAACTCGGATCGATCAGGGATTTAAGGAAAATCATAAATCCCATTTGGCCATAGCCAGGCAGGTATTGGCGGTGGTTTGTGTTAAGCAGATTTGATGCGTATTCTTTGTTTTCGTTTAAGTGGTGTTGATACTCCTCCAGAGACCTTTGTGCAATTCTGGCTGAAATATGCTCTGGACTTAGCTGCAAATAAAGCTTTTCCAATATTTTTTCAAATTCGCTAACCAGGGCATCGAAACTATACCGTTTTTCAACGATTTGTTTGTTTCGAGCTTTAAAATGCTCGTATCCCTTTGGAGAGAAAAGTTGGCGTTTAACCAACTCAATAATATCATTGCTCAATTCAGGATCGGTAAATTCGATTACCGTAAGGCGTTCGGATTTTGGCAAATGTTCGCCAATCACATTGGAGTAGGCAACTTCAGGTTCATAGCGTCGGCAGAAGATAGGGATACCACATGCAGCGGCTTCGATAATAGGCAGGCCACGCCCTTCGGTTTCACTTGGAAGCATCACCAATGAAGCAATATTGTATAATTCAGAAATTTTGATGGGATGTTCAAAATGTTGGATGAAGGAAGGTTTATCGTATTGGCTCAACATAAATCCCAAGAATATTTTGTTTCTGTGTTTTTCCTGAAGCCTTGCGATGGTATCGCCAAATGATTGGATGACATGTAGAAAGTATTTGAAATGGCCGGTCGCGATTGGCCCCGAAACCAGTATTGTTATTTTCAATTGTTCATTTTGCTCAAAATATTCGTTTACTTCATCATCCTCAAATAGTTTTCTGATCAAAGTAAAATTAATTTCGATGGTTTTTCTGCTGAGAATTCTTGTTGGCTGCAGTAATATAATGTTATCCTGCTCAAAATCAATGAATGAACCATCATCAGCCCCGATCAAAACAGGTTTCAAACTTTCTTCTTTTTGACTATATAAGTCTATTGTTGTTGCAACCGAATTGACCTGAACTGTTCCGTTATTATTGGCGAACATTGCGGCTAATTGACGAAAGATTTCGCTTTTTCGGTGATCATCTATCTCATGATATTTTTCAAAATCAATGGCAGTGTCAATATGAGTTACATTTGCGGGATTGAGACCATGCCAACGGATGAGCTGTTCGGTCTGGAAAGCATTAATATTAACGGATAACCAGGAGCGTGAGTCCCACGGATAAATCATTTCTAGGATTGAAAAAACTTCACCTAAATGGTAGTTCTTGAAAAAGTGGTCTCGTGCGCCAGGTTTGATATTATGGTAGGTCGTATCAATTTCACTATGGCCACCCTCCCAGTAGAAGTCGTGATTATTACAAATAACCGGGATACCCAGATATTCTGAAATAAAAACCAGGGCTAATGCGAGTGAGACGTTCCCGGGATTTGAATTGGTGTTTATTATATATAGCAGCTTGATAT is a window encoding:
- a CDS encoding DUF3052 domain-containing protein; this translates as MASKVPTDMTEDEVRRAAFPMHLVDIKVCAVDEIWSGLKLVIRKEYR
- a CDS encoding phosphodiester glycosidase family protein, translated to MDATTMLDKLKAEKINTWFDLGLFIDRFKENREVPSAQFTGSFDDFLKSISKGGIAFITFSYSIDGATMESEKYVQVFKKILGNINLHYIAGEFHENSKFYRFPEAKCLQLDELSSFDNWPLYSDFFYRKLVRGGDVYNKLILSFWKEVIVICEKLGNYIRENDIKLLYIINTNSNPGNVSLALALVFISEYLGIPVICNNHDFYWEGGHSEIDTTYHNIKPGARDHFFKNYHLGEVFSILEMIYPWDSRSWLSVNINAFQTEQLIRWHGLNPANVTHIDTAIDFEKYHEIDDHRKSEIFRQLAAMFANNNGTVQVNSVATTIDLYSQKEESLKPVLIGADDGSFIDFEQDNIILLQPTRILSRKTIEINFTLIRKLFEDDEVNEYFEQNEQLKITILVSGPIATGHFKYFLHVIQSFGDTIARLQEKHRNKIFLGFMLSQYDKPSFIQHFEHPIKISELYNIASLVMLPSETEGRGLPIIEAAACGIPIFCRRYEPEVAYSNVIGEHLPKSERLTVIEFTDPELSNDIIELVKRQLFSPKGYEHFKARNKQIVEKRYSFDALVSEFEKILEKLYLQLSPEHISARIAQRSLEEYQHHLNENKEYASNLLNTNHRQYLPGYGQMGFMIFLKSLIDPSYFRVEEKKLRGWAMQFAQELVDYTPDPTPVPLDLMHEFFNSVDDIFTYRKSEFQIRHDHSLAYRHRNKNCYPYHDLTPQELTGVINLLYNKIIAPPPIIKIESSRISDNWNTNLATLYDNADLAIDNVEELEEHLERNTPIALVPGRNLELELELFALDPVRRRLGLEKNEKIHERFFDRVDLAPIYIIQREKSLGNSVTAEVLKSHIYYSDNKELKLLFERGVCKIIKSKQFSVGIHFYEIGRKAAEALEKIRDRKGILITVGDNAAMMTDIVDVDRIHIGKVSHILAEKILGIPMGSGYVQWVPAGLRFNLAFPTSVQDGKGLSKILDSFRFRKLCDSMGEENVLKVLKNDAEEKGTPIKTVLKKLDQSERQDDEVTHSSINDIYSDGLPWAGVLAHLAISKSQKKWHFSVVSTSDRPKTVMEFIEEFSRKVEKNVRIAWNGGYILNPELVGKLGIPEIFIGSPLGLIISEGKVLAPPLFNKPAFLVMPNGNLDIRLVNCSKGITIDGPMGPIHFSKESYNLTTPFETPCFYDLLYEPNNLPGNGRTLVRLAGNKIKEVISTEKGQNISVLPVGLTLSFPVNLMPKTWQPGQELNIRMNDWEEIESAIEAGPQLLKDAEGCINMELEGWKTGNSIRTQAARLDYTDMRGPKIAIGIDRNGDLSILAINGRIRESVGATHIDMAEILKAQGIVDAMGFDPGGSSTLVVDNNILNISPYNHDYEKDVYSLPPEPRAVANAIMVW
- a CDS encoding DUF1697 domain-containing protein; its protein translation is MNIYIALFRGINVGGKNILPMKELVGILEKMGFEDVSSYIQSGNVVFRSKTKCSNKTATEIGAKIHVSHGFEPKVLLLQVSELEAAIENNPFDNSKGKILHFFFLDSVPEEPDLDSLKAIKFKTEKYELINKVFYLYAPDGIGRSKLVAKVEKAMGVPVTARNWNTVEKIISMVKK
- a CDS encoding redoxin domain-containing protein — protein: MTVLLLSHPDCGDTTTSMPLLKGMRHKFVSSENINFISRDSSEVLKYHSKFDFQFESIIDNEIWKKYGVIVTPTAFIIDSNGLIRHRKSGAFAYCSN
- a CDS encoding NUDIX domain-containing protein — protein: MKSAAKLMIFDQNGYLFAGKAKKDGRLEMLGGKIDRGEDPKRSLLRELSEEVNGESLLDHVRQSSVEPVRVQAGEQADFVFKIEVDQIDLSVLVQKGDETTALVIINRPTVERADQLVRNKKLFTGRTWKLFQAMGYLSTD